In the Elusimicrobiota bacterium genome, one interval contains:
- a CDS encoding DUF1156 domain-containing protein, translating to MTVPYKKKLIEVALPLPEINDASSYDKMPGIGPHPKGIHHWWARLPLPTARAVLFASVVTDPSDDPAWAGKSEAKQDAERERLFGIIRRLMGKKLHGHPEIYAEAKAEMLKHCDGKLPPVLDPFAGGGSIPLEAARLGFEAHASDLNPVAVLLNKCNLELAPRWANHPPINSEDRSKIGGRQSWHGTHGLAADVRYYGCRIHERVRKKIGGFYPKVRQSKERGGGEANVIAWLWARTVASPNPAARGIHIPLVSSFMLATREGKQQVWAQLTKNESTPRGWRFDVRIGNPTKEQIVKAKLGTRAGKAQDFICFLTGTPVTRSYIQAEGKAGRLGLTLMAVVADGRSGRDYLSPTKEHEDLAMHGPDIAVVNDARSSFLSGPLPNRAGITGGVCSAYGLDTWGVLFSARQLIALITISDAVKACADEVVRDAEAAGMPSQDAADYGRTICTFLALALDRCADFNNQSCRWSPSNQKVMNLFARQALPMVWDFAEANILGDSVGAWQTCSEYEADCIEVLTVGPGTVGIASQKDAATGGTTPSKLLVSTDPPYYNNIGYAALSDFFYVWLRRTIGTMHSDCFATMLAPKEPELTATPARFNGDRQKAKEHFESGFRSAFTSFCASVDHRFPLSVYYAFKQNDEEGANEEDESGGGVDLTTGWETMLEALISSGFQITATWPVRASQKWRMVSMGSNALASYIVLACRPRPTDALRVGRNAFVAELKRELPPALHHLQQGNVAPVDFGQAAIGPGMAVFSRYAAVLESNGKPMTIRTALALINGIKDELLGEAVEDLDKDTRWAVKWFAHTGFEWGEAGVANLLANEQATAVNGLVAAGILEVKGNQVRLLRPEELPADWDPATDKRLTVWEMTHHLLRVYVSKKQGDAATAALLRKLGSKADVARDLAYKLFTVCEKKQWSKDAQGYNALVMGWPELARLSREDGKSQTPQAELF from the coding sequence ATGACGGTTCCGTATAAAAAGAAGCTTATCGAGGTGGCGCTCCCGCTGCCAGAGATCAACGATGCGTCGTCGTATGACAAGATGCCGGGAATCGGACCGCATCCGAAGGGCATCCACCACTGGTGGGCGCGGTTGCCGCTGCCGACCGCACGGGCGGTGCTGTTCGCTTCGGTCGTGACCGATCCTTCGGATGATCCGGCGTGGGCGGGCAAGAGCGAGGCCAAGCAGGATGCCGAGCGGGAGCGGCTGTTTGGGATTATCCGGCGGCTCATGGGCAAGAAACTCCATGGTCATCCGGAGATATACGCCGAGGCAAAGGCGGAGATGCTCAAGCACTGTGACGGGAAGCTCCCGCCTGTGCTCGACCCTTTTGCTGGCGGTGGTTCCATCCCGCTGGAGGCGGCACGGCTTGGCTTCGAAGCCCATGCTTCAGACCTGAATCCCGTGGCCGTGCTTTTGAACAAATGCAATCTTGAGCTAGCTCCCCGCTGGGCAAATCACCCGCCAATCAATTCTGAGGACCGCTCCAAGATTGGCGGGCGGCAAAGCTGGCACGGCACCCATGGGCTGGCTGCTGACGTGCGCTACTATGGTTGTCGTATCCATGAACGAGTACGAAAGAAGATCGGAGGGTTCTACCCAAAAGTACGCCAGTCTAAGGAGCGTGGCGGCGGCGAGGCCAATGTCATCGCCTGGCTCTGGGCGCGAACTGTTGCAAGCCCTAATCCTGCGGCACGCGGGATACATATCCCGCTAGTGTCATCTTTCATGCTCGCGACGAGAGAGGGAAAACAGCAGGTGTGGGCTCAGTTGACGAAAAACGAGTCCACTCCGAGAGGCTGGCGCTTCGATGTGCGAATTGGGAATCCCACGAAAGAACAAATCGTCAAAGCAAAGCTGGGAACGCGCGCTGGCAAGGCACAGGACTTTATTTGTTTCCTAACTGGAACCCCCGTGACCCGCAGCTATATCCAGGCGGAGGGGAAGGCCGGACGGCTTGGGCTGACACTGATGGCTGTGGTGGCGGATGGTCGTTCGGGTCGCGACTATCTCTCGCCGACGAAAGAGCACGAAGATTTGGCTATGCACGGCCCCGACATTGCGGTTGTGAATGACGCGCGGTCGAGTTTTCTTTCTGGCCCATTGCCGAATCGGGCAGGCATAACGGGAGGTGTCTGCTCAGCCTACGGTCTTGATACCTGGGGAGTTTTGTTCTCTGCTCGCCAACTCATTGCCTTGATCACCATAAGCGATGCTGTGAAAGCCTGCGCGGATGAGGTGGTGCGAGATGCTGAAGCGGCAGGTATGCCTTCACAAGACGCGGCTGACTACGGACGTACGATATGCACCTTTCTCGCTCTTGCTCTCGATCGCTGCGCAGATTTTAATAATCAGTCCTGCCGCTGGAGTCCGTCCAACCAAAAGGTGATGAATTTATTTGCGCGGCAAGCACTACCGATGGTTTGGGATTTTGCGGAAGCCAACATCCTTGGTGATTCTGTTGGGGCATGGCAGACCTGCAGTGAATATGAGGCGGATTGCATTGAGGTGCTGACCGTCGGACCCGGCACAGTTGGTATTGCCTCCCAAAAAGACGCTGCGACCGGTGGGACGACTCCTTCCAAATTGCTCGTAAGCACCGACCCGCCATATTACAACAACATCGGCTATGCAGCCCTCAGTGACTTCTTTTATGTTTGGTTAAGGCGAACAATTGGCACAATGCACTCGGATTGTTTTGCCACGATGCTCGCACCAAAAGAGCCAGAGCTTACTGCTACGCCGGCCCGATTCAATGGTGACCGCCAAAAGGCCAAAGAACATTTTGAGTCCGGCTTTCGCTCCGCGTTTACGTCATTCTGTGCCAGCGTAGACCATCGTTTCCCGCTCTCAGTCTATTATGCCTTCAAACAAAATGACGAAGAGGGCGCCAATGAGGAAGACGAAAGTGGCGGCGGTGTGGATCTCACCACGGGATGGGAAACTATGCTGGAGGCACTCATTTCGAGTGGCTTTCAGATTACTGCTACTTGGCCGGTTCGCGCCTCTCAGAAGTGGCGTATGGTCTCAATGGGCTCGAACGCCCTGGCGTCCTACATCGTGCTGGCCTGTCGTCCGCGACCGACGGATGCATTACGCGTGGGGCGGAATGCATTTGTTGCAGAGTTAAAGCGCGAGCTGCCGCCTGCGCTGCACCATCTTCAGCAGGGTAACGTGGCCCCGGTGGACTTTGGTCAAGCGGCCATCGGCCCCGGCATGGCGGTCTTCTCTCGCTACGCTGCCGTGCTGGAGAGCAACGGCAAACCGATGACCATCCGCACCGCGCTTGCTCTCATCAACGGCATCAAGGACGAATTGCTCGGCGAAGCCGTGGAGGATCTCGACAAGGATACACGATGGGCGGTGAAATGGTTCGCCCATACGGGATTTGAATGGGGCGAGGCCGGGGTGGCTAACCTGTTGGCCAACGAGCAGGCCACCGCCGTCAACGGTCTCGTCGCCGCTGGTATTCTTGAGGTCAAGGGCAACCAGGTCCGTCTGCTTCGTCCGGAGGAGTTGCCGGCCGACTGGGATCCCGCCACGGACAAGCGCCTGACGGTATGGGAGATGACCCATCACCTGCTGCGCGTGTATGTATCCAAGAAGCAAGGCGACGCGGCCACGGCGGCGCTCTTGCGCAAGCTGGGCAGCAAAGCAGACGTGGCGCGTGACTTGGCTTACAAGCTCTTTACCGTGTGCGAGAAGAAGCAGTGGAGCAAGGACGCCCAAGGCTACAATGCACTGGTCATGGGCTGGCCGGAACTGGCCCGCCTATCACGCGAGGACGGGAAATCACAGACACCGCAGGCAGAGCTGTTCTAA
- a CDS encoding AAA family ATPase, which yields MRGIRYVEIENFKIFGGKIHVDLGHPAVLIGPNNAGKTSVIQALALWSRGVQAWYERKGRPRQKEKRERVAAGINRLSILEVPVSENRFLWNRMRVRKDNTSIRLTVNVGVEHGGLVKDCRMEFTVRDSEVLYCRPCEETLKDDALIAHASSIPFHLLYPMSGIETVETLVPEGRVNVLLGQGQTAQVLRNLCFKVVENDKEKGTSDWDRISSLIQKLFGVALGKPRLDEKRGELVVRYRQSDTDDDMDIALAGRGFQQMLLILAYLYTNKGSVLLIDEPDAHLEVLRQKQVYEMLKDVAAENKSQVVVATHSEVIVDDAIETNLTLIINGTAADLATMQDVKNSLRTFGIEHYYKARVCPRILYVEGSTDFDTLKALAAKLKHPALDVLSGRINYYYTRNVGPADTLDNRLDRLSGAFQEDIKRHFFAMKRLVPVFKGLAILDRDLRDMSDESAEGLDILYWQRYEIENYYVTPDLILRFVTGIFDQEGGLFTELNVNTMREVLDEHLLKKVFAGDRQQLDEYKQASASLQKTLLNNLKMSEFAEGVFEEFARRQKQPILLRKGEYCQMIEYVASGDLPPEVTEKLDRLAEHFKDIVAFDTPKLSETE from the coding sequence ATGCGAGGCATCCGTTATGTCGAAATCGAAAACTTCAAAATATTCGGTGGAAAGATTCATGTGGATCTGGGGCATCCCGCCGTACTGATCGGACCGAATAACGCCGGAAAAACGAGCGTGATCCAGGCCCTCGCCCTGTGGAGCCGCGGCGTGCAGGCATGGTACGAGCGCAAGGGCCGGCCTCGGCAGAAAGAAAAGAGAGAACGGGTCGCAGCAGGCATCAACCGGCTGAGCATTCTTGAAGTGCCGGTCTCCGAGAATCGCTTTTTGTGGAACCGCATGCGGGTGAGGAAGGACAATACCTCCATTCGCTTGACCGTCAATGTAGGCGTCGAGCACGGCGGACTGGTCAAGGACTGTCGCATGGAGTTTACCGTGCGTGACAGCGAGGTCCTTTACTGCCGGCCGTGTGAGGAGACGCTGAAGGACGACGCTCTAATTGCGCATGCGAGCAGCATCCCATTTCATTTACTCTACCCGATGTCAGGAATTGAGACGGTCGAAACCCTCGTGCCCGAGGGACGCGTCAACGTGCTGCTGGGGCAAGGCCAGACGGCGCAGGTGCTCCGCAACCTCTGCTTTAAGGTCGTTGAGAACGACAAGGAAAAGGGAACATCAGACTGGGACCGCATCAGTAGTTTGATCCAGAAGCTGTTCGGCGTTGCGCTCGGCAAGCCTCGGCTCGACGAGAAACGTGGCGAGCTGGTCGTGCGCTATAGGCAGTCAGATACTGACGACGACATGGACATCGCGCTGGCCGGGCGTGGATTCCAGCAAATGCTGCTGATCCTCGCCTATCTCTACACAAACAAGGGTAGCGTGCTCCTGATTGACGAGCCGGACGCTCATCTTGAAGTCTTGCGGCAGAAACAAGTCTACGAGATGCTCAAGGACGTGGCGGCGGAGAACAAGAGCCAAGTTGTGGTGGCCACGCATTCTGAAGTCATTGTGGACGACGCGATCGAGACCAACCTGACGTTGATTATCAATGGGACGGCCGCCGACCTGGCCACCATGCAAGACGTGAAGAACTCGTTGCGGACGTTTGGAATCGAACATTACTACAAGGCGCGAGTGTGTCCGCGAATCCTCTATGTCGAGGGATCTACGGATTTCGATACGCTGAAGGCGCTCGCGGCGAAGCTGAAACATCCTGCGTTGGATGTCCTTTCAGGGCGCATCAACTATTACTACACACGCAATGTCGGGCCCGCCGACACGCTCGACAATCGATTGGATCGGCTTAGTGGAGCATTCCAGGAAGACATCAAACGCCATTTTTTTGCCATGAAGCGCCTGGTGCCAGTGTTTAAGGGATTAGCTATTCTGGACAGGGATTTGCGCGACATGTCTGATGAAAGCGCTGAAGGTTTGGATATCCTCTATTGGCAACGCTACGAGATTGAGAACTACTATGTCACTCCTGATCTCATTCTGAGATTTGTTACCGGCATTTTCGATCAGGAGGGCGGTTTATTCACCGAGTTGAACGTCAACACTATGCGAGAGGTGTTGGATGAGCATCTTCTGAAGAAGGTGTTTGCTGGAGATCGCCAGCAGCTTGACGAGTATAAACAAGCCAGTGCCAGCTTGCAGAAGACTTTGCTCAACAACCTGAAGATGAGCGAGTTCGCCGAAGGCGTGTTCGAGGAGTTCGCGCGGCGGCAAAAGCAGCCAATCCTTCTGCGGAAGGGCGAATATTGCCAGATGATTGAATACGTCGCATCCGGCGACTTGCCTCCCGAAGTGACCGAGAAGTTGGACCGGCTGGCGGAACACTTTAAGGACATTGTTGCGTTTGACACGCCAAAGCTGTCTGAAACGGAGTAA